The following are encoded together in the Vanrija pseudolonga chromosome 7, complete sequence genome:
- the OpS5 gene encoding Oxidoreductase OpS5: MSEARRQEEKVPIANPGAGPKGEKKSSTGKIIAGVLAVIVVLGIALGVGLGVGLKKHHHNDATSSSLKPGNTSDIHNVVSRPALLGDLDRWQGSKRNFVISSTPTTRTFNWTIDQALAAPGAMQKPVITINGNSPGPVLEANLGDRVIVNVYNNMTNETSIHWHALKQNGTNYYDGTYSITQCGIPPKGHFTYNFTVQDVGTTWYHAHKAAQYTDGLIGPIIFHSPNETAMTANKYDDEYTFILNDMYNTVSTALEWRFTAVGTGIDGQPGDEPSPDGGMINGVSQSRCAYIPPSNLVIAERRRDFDGMQNKVSQRKRSDTTGTLYPETNYCGNLTTDYYNVTLVGNSTYRIRLINAGTFTTTIFSIDNHNLTVIEADGVSIEPYVAQSVELAVAQRYSVLVKLDQKPGAYWIRNVLGTDQLRYTGPLFNESTFGVLRYEGTDTAAIPADLPAPVVANGTQFGTMTKFVPADKLDAPQPTNQQNVYFNMQYTANNQHYMFFNSTSWTPLPPGQMALSAINTTTASNTSFIANNIGDQLNYINPSYGVFDLVVNSQDDGDHPFHMHGHTFFVMSQGDGHFYGDSSSFNTTNPMRRDTILIQSYGHVVLRIIMDNPGIWAFHCHITWHMEIGLLLTLTNLPDKIAQFSLPDDLLANCKVNAQNGW; the protein is encoded by the coding sequence ATGTCCGAGGCAAGAAGACAAGAAGAAAAGGTACCCATCGCCAACCCCGGTGCTGGGcccaagggcgagaagaagaGCAGCACCGGCAAGATTATCGCGGGTGTGCTCGCGGTCATCGTCGTTCTTGGCATCGCACTcggtgtcggcctcggcgtcggcctcaagaagcaccaccacaatgacgcgacctcctcctcgctcaaGCCGGGCAACACGTCCGACATCCACAATGTAGTTTCTCGCCCTGCGCTGctgggcgacctcgaccggtGGCAGGGCTCGAAACGCAACTTTGtcatctcgtcgacgccgacgacgcggacgttCAACTGGACAATCGaccaggcgctcgccgcgcctgGCGCGATGCAGAAGCCCGTCATCACCATCAATGGCAACTCGCCCGGCCcggtcctcgaggccaacctcggcgacagGGTCATCGTCAACGTCTACAACAACATGACCAACGAGACGTCTATCCACTGGCACGCTCTCAAGCAGAACGGCACAAACTACTACGACGGGACGTACAGCATTACCCAGTGCGGTATCCCGCCCAAGGGCCACTTCACCTACAACTTTACCGTCCAGGACGTCGGCACGACATGGTACCACGCGCACAAGGCGGCGCAGTACACCGACGGCCTGATCGGCCCGATCATCTTCCACTCGCCGAATGAAACCGCCATGACGGCGAACAAGTATGACGACGAGTACACTTTCATCCTGAACGACATGTACAACACGGTGTCGACGGCCCTCGAGTGGCGCTTCACGGCCGTCGGCACGGGCATTGACGGCCAGCCAGGCGACGAGCCGTCccccgacggcggcatgATCAACGGAGTGTCCCAGAGCCGCTGCGCGTACATCCCCCCGAGCAACCTGGTCATTGCCGAGCGTAGGCGCGACTTTGACGGCATGCAGAACAAGGTGTCGCAGCGCAAGCGCTCCGACACAACCGGCACGCTCTACCCCGAGACCAACTACTGTGGCAACCTCACAACCGACTACTACAACGTCACCCTCGTCGGCAACAGCACGTACCGTATCCGCCTGATCAACGCTGGCACGTTCACGACGACCATCTTCTCGATCGACAACCACAACCTCACCGTCATCGAGGCGGACGGAGTCAGCATCGAGCCCTATGTCGCCCAgagcgtcgagctggccgtcGCCCAGCGCTACTCTGtgctcgtcaagctcgaccaGAAGCCTGGCGCGTACTGGATCCGCAAcgtcctcggcaccgacCAGCTGCGGTACACCGGCCCCCTGTTCAACGAGTCGACGTTTGGTGTCCTGCGGTACGAGGGCACCGACACCGCTGCCATCCCCGCCGACCTGCCCGCACCAGTGGTCGCCAACGGCACCCAGTTCGGCACGATGACCAAGTTTGTGCcggccgacaagctcgacgcgccgcagcccacCAACCAGCAAAATGTCTACTTCAACATGCAATACACCGCCAACAACCAGCACTACATGTTCTTCAACTCGACTAGCTGGACCCCGCTGCCCCCAGGCCAGATGGCCCTGAGCGCCATCAACACGACCACGGCGTCCAACACGTCGTTTATCGCCAACAACATTGGCGACCAGCTCAACTACATCAACCCCAGCTATGGCGTGTTCGACCTTGTTGTCAACTCGCAGGACGACGGAGACCACCCGTTCCACATGCACGGCCACACCTTCTTCGTCATGTCCCAGGGAGACGGCCACTTTTACGGCGACTCGTCGAGCTTCAACACCACAAACCCCATGCGCCGTGACACGATCCTCATCCAGTCGTATGGCCACGTCGTCCTCCGCATCATCATGGACAACCCCGGCATCTGGGCCTTCCACTGCCACATCACATGGCACATGGAGattggcctcctcctcacaTTGACCAACTTGCCCGACAAGATTGCACAGTTCAGCCTCCCTGATGATCTGCTGGCAAACTGCAAGGTCAACGCCCAGAACGGATGGTAG
- the KLLA0B14839g gene encoding putative acid phosphatase, giving the protein MHAAALLALLPALAGAVTVQKFVAPGPGPLQQSPTYAGYTNGSLPIQKVVPGKAYDRFITIWLENTDFATAVADPTFQKLASEGILLTNYNGVTHPSEPNYIASIAGDFFGMPDDDNYYFPYNVSTAVDLLESKNISWASYQENSPTDGFAGDYPQKNYLNSSATAPYTYYKRKHNPHILANSVAGIPDRALRVRNFNDFAADVNATALPQHVFVTPNLVNDGHDTDITFMSSWLQYWLIPLLADPRFNDNRTLIQLTFDETESYTIQNTVWTVLLGGAVPANLKGTNDSTFYTHYSTLSSIENNWDLPSLGRQDANKTVAAVWQFQTNITGYQNYVPAAAEIPQLNLTGIFPGVANDEAWIPVPAPDVNAFGAGNGSVFYNASATDLTQTAPAAPVNLTASKTINPIKVNPNFTYTNHSVVNASSPAAVAASSSAAAAAKSSGTTAKPSSAGRVAVAGAAGFAGVLVVAVAALL; this is encoded by the exons ATgcacgctgctgcgctgctcgccctcctccccgcccttgccggcgccgtcacTGTCCAGAAGTTCGTcgcccccggccccggcccgCTCCAGCAGAGCCCCACCTACGCCGGCTACACGAACGGCTCGCTGCCCATCCAGAAGGTCGTCCCCGGCAAGG ccTACGACCGCTTCATCACCATCTGGCTCGAGAACACCGACTTTgcgaccgccgtcgccgaccccaCCTTCCAGAAGCTCGCCTCCGAGGGTATCCTCCTCACCAACTACAACGGTGTCACCCACCCCTCGGAGCCCAACTACATCGCTTCCA TTGCCGGTGACTTCTTTGGCATGCC tgATGACGACAACTACTACTTCCCTTACAACGTCtcgaccgccgtcgacctcctcgagtcCAAGAACATCTCGTGGGCCTCGTACCAGGAGAACTCCCCCACCGACGGCTTCGCTGGTG ACTACCCCCAGAAGAACTACCTGAACTCGAGCGCCACCGCGCCCTACACCTACTACAAGCGCAAGCACAACCCCCACATCCTTGCCAACTCGGTCGCTGGCATCCCCGACCGTGCGCTCCGCGTCCGCAACTTCAACGACTttgccgccgacgtcaaCGCCACCGCCCTCCCCCAGCACGTCTTTGTGACCCCcaacctcgtcaacgacggcCACGACACGGACATCACCTTCATGAGCAGCTGGCTCCAGTACTGGCTcatccccctcctcgccgacccgCGCTTCAACGACAACCGCACCCTCATCCAGCTCACCTTTGACGAGACCGAGTCGTACACCATCCAGAACACTGTCTGgaccgtcctcctcggtggcgCCGTCCCCGCCAACCTCAAGGGCACCAACGACTCGACCTTCTACACCCACTACTCGACCCTCTCGTCGATCGAGAACAACTGGGACCTCCCCTCGCTTGGCCGTCAGGACGCCAACAAGacggtcgccgccgtctggCAGTTCCAGACCAACATCACTGGCTACCAGAACTACgtccctgccgccgccgagatccCCCAGCTCAACCTGACGGGCATCTTCCCTGGTgtcgccaacgacgaggcgtggatccccgtccccgcccccgaCGTCAACGCCTTTGGTGCTGGTAACGGCTCGGTCTTCTACaacgcctcggccaccgACCTCACCCAGACTGCCCCTGCCGCCCCCGTCAACCTCACTGCCTCCAAGACCATCAACCCCATCAAGGTCAACCCCAACTTCACCTACACCAACCACTCGGTCGTCaacgcctcgtcgcctgccgccgttgccgcctcgtcgtcggctgctgccgctgccaagtCGTCTGGCACCACGGCCaagccctcgtcggccggccgtgtcgccgttgctggcgctgctggcttcgccggcgtccttgtcgtcgccgtcgctgccctcctcTAA
- the AAED1_1 gene encoding Thioredoxin-like protein AAED1, whose product MTDTFSTPKASFPPSPVPDPPFGTTFLDPADARPTNPTPRAAAGFPVPSMWGAQTASSSRVTLRLVPPPPLPPASTSSASTSDSEPSPATPTQLPQRTASLRGKPRPLSGHGLPRQRPTSMHSEFSASGSTITWASNLADNSHLDAALPESPAVLNSPLDLGGLVPSPLAVPGPDSRPAPVRRASDPAWPTYTPLPPPPTIGHQSRKAALGRKLAPQVTESLEHLTGSHRNLAGLLPASASQLHVVPEDVPDRPLKSPLRTDFRPGPRVRTTPPRAARSQNSLGLHLEYSPDQLKNIQAMRRQSASSPESVSETLSPYAVRGHANIMSTPHLPNSERSNSLRRMFSARAISMNRKMSSGSSSSSGGEYIMTPTSVSQRSVYMQGVTSNPSLAAIDLETYAKPNVEQLLRASELPIVGEDGAVVRFGDVVARRRTVVVFVRHWHSSFCAQYVKALVAAMSPTLLAGAKARLVIIGHGSQSMIKGYKEHFNCPFAVYTDPTRQLHDVLGLLPRTVTTRAGKGDYLVQNAAKRCWDTLMRASRMRGVNSGDKHQLGAEFVFDGSLCLAYSHRMVGQSDHASIPELVAAVRSQAPITMVHGNASRSNIQLPLSYASTVEFSFPAPPAPSKAEFARWSQVQERRLARRRSKTAAAH is encoded by the coding sequence ATGACCGACACGTTCTCGACGCCCAAGGCGTCGTTCCCCCCGAGCCCGGTGCCGGACCCGCCCTTCGGCACCACCTttctcgaccccgccgacgcaCGCCCGACCAACCCgacaccgcgcgccgcggccggcttCCCCGTCCCCAGCATGTGGGGGGCACAGACggcgtccagctcgcgcgtGACCCTCCGCCTCGTGCCCCCGCCACCTCTTCCGCccgcgtccacctcgtcggcgtctaCCTCCGACTCGGAGCCGTCCCCTGCCACTCCCACCCAGCTGCCACAGCGCACAGCGTCACTACGCGGCAAGCCCCGCCCGCTCTCTGGCCACGGATTGCCTCGCCAGCGCCCGACATCTATGCACTCTGAATTCTCCGCCTCAGGTAGCACAATCACCTGGGCGAGcaacctcgccgacaacTCGCATCTCGACGCGGCCCTCCCCGAGTCCCCGGCGGTGCTCAACTCGCCgctcgatctcggcggcctcgtgccGTCTCCCCTCGCCGTGCCAGGGCCCGactcgcggccggcgccggtgcgcaGGGCAAGCGACCCCGCATGGCCGACATACAcgcccctcccgccgcccccgaccATCGGCCACCAGAGCCGcaaggcggcgctcggccgcaAGCTCGCACCCCAGGTGACCGAGagcctcgagcacctcacCGGCAGCCACCGCAACCTCGCAGGACTCCTTCCCGCCTCAGCATCCCAGCTGCATGTCGTCCCCGAGGACGTGCCCGACCGCCCGCTCAAGTCGCCCCTGAGGACAGACTTCCGCCCCGGCCCAAGAGTgcgcaccacgccgccacgcgcggcgcgctcgcaaAACTCGCTCGGCCTGCACCTCGAGTACAGCCCCGACCAGCTCAAGAACATCCAGGCCATGCGCCGCcagtcggcctcgtcgcccgagaGCGTGTCGGAAACCCTCAGCCCGTACGCCGTCCGCGGCCACGCCAACATCATGTCGACGCCACACCTGCCCAACTCTGAGCGGTCCAACTCGCTCCGCCGCATgttctcggcgcgcgcaatCAGCATGAACCGCAAGATGTCGTCAggctcctcgagctccagcGGTGGCGAGTACATCATGACGCCGACCAGCGTGTCCCAGCGCTCCGTGTACATGCAGGGCGTCACCTCCAACCCCAGCCTTGCGGccatcgacctcgagacgTACGCAAAGCCCaatgtcgagcagctcctccgcGCGTCCGAGCTCCCTAtcgtgggcgaggacggcgccgttGTCCGCTTTGGCgatgtcgtcgcccgccgccgcaccgttGTTGTGTTTGTCCGCCACTGGCATTCGTCCTTCTGTGCCCAGTACGTCAAGGCGCTGGTGGCAGCCATGTCGCCGACGCTTCTGGCTGGTGCCAAGGCCCGCCTCGTCATCATTGGCCACGGATCCCAGTCCATGATCAAGGGTTACAAGGAGCATTTCAACTGCCCGTTCGCAGTCTACACCGACCCGACGCGCCAGCTgcacgacgtgctcggcctcctcccgCGCACGGTCACCACACGCGCCGGCAAGGGCGACTACCTCGTCCAGAACGCGGCCAAGCGGTGCTGGGACACGCTGATGCGCGCGAGCCGCATGCGCGGCGTCAACTCTGGCGACAAgcaccagctcggcgccgagtttGTGTTTGACGGCTCGCTCTGCCTCGCATACTCGCACCGCATGGTCGGGCAGAGCGACCACGCCTCGatccccgagctcgtcgcggctgTGCGCTCCCAGGCGCCCATCACCATGGTGCACGGCAACGCGTCCCGGAGCAACATCCAGCTGCCTCTGTCGTACGCGTCGACGGTCGAGTTTTCGTTCcctgccccgcccgcgccgtcaaAGGCAGAGTTTGCGCGCTGGTCCCAGGTGCaggagcgccgcctcgcgcgccggcgttcaaagacggccgccgcgcactAG
- the dad2 gene encoding DASH complex subunit dad2: MSRPLDVSTLPPSLQLLHQKQQEYASLQALREESARLVERVEKLAEMSNVMADGGAAIGSVLASWPYVFKILEQIGEGRAPAPTEDADEEAVPVMVRLPYTNESEDK; encoded by the exons ATGTCCCGCCCGCTCGACGTGTCCACCCTCCCGCCATCACTGCAGCTCCTGCACCAAAAGCAGCAGGAATACGCCAGTCTCCAAGCGCTGAGGGAAGAATCCGCGCGGCtagtcgagcgcgtcgagaagCTCGCAGAGATGTCGAATGTCATGGCCGACGGAGGGGCag CGATCGGCTCCGTCCTCGCGTCCTGGCCGTACGTGTTCAAGATCCTCGAGCAGATTG GCGAGGGACGCGCGCCCGCACCCAcagaggacgccgacgaggaagccGTGCCCGTCATGGTCCGGCTACCGTACACCAACGAGAGCGAGGACAAGTAG
- the SPCC757.13_7 gene encoding putative transporter — translation MSTTNAADLPPSHPDRRAVERRLLWKVDLILMPILTITLGLQYYDKAALGSAAAFGILKDLGLSTTHNGVTSTARYATASAAFYYGYIVAVLPVALVLTRLNLRYAAAAAVVTWGLVAILTVVCHNHQGLIVQRVALGLSESVVAPLFVAITALWYKPQEQAVRFGIWYSATGIFSMFSGAINYGLGSNGNAHAWKYIYYFCGSVTIAWGLVILAVLPASPLQPGYFFNSADRDLLVRRFEENPYARDRQTFKRDQFIEAIIDIKTWIYLFIAAMCYMCNGAVTAFGTLIIKSIGYTGLQSVALTIPGGFVTVFTIFFFSYFADKYKNIRTYLLPLSCIPVVVGAIVIWTAPWHPAIGPLMGYYLVASFGAPYVLLLAIASANTAGSTKKAVTSGAIFVGYNVGNIAASYTVKTPEAKIKYRSTWITVIVSMAAASIASLVLRWLLVQENKRRNALVNEAPQAVGAGEKADATCPDTASDDAQIIKALDEYTDVTDKHLPNFRYTL, via the exons ATGAGCACCACCAACGCAGCCGACCTGCCCCCGTCCCACCCGGACCGGCGCGcagtcgagcgccgcctcctctGGAAGGTCGACCTCATCCTCATGCCCATCTTGACCATCACCCTCGGGCTGCAGTACTATGAcaaggcggcgctcggcagcgccgcggcgtttGGCATCCTCAAGGACTTG ggCCTGTCGACCACGCACAACGGCGTCACGTCAACCGCTCGCTATgcgaccgcctcggcagcgttCTACTACGGCTACATCGTTGCAGTGCTgcccgtcgccctcgtcctgACTCGGCTCAACCTGCGgtacgctgctgctgcggcagTGGTCACTTGGGGTCTTGTCGCTATTCTGACGGTTGTGTGCCATAACC ACCAAGGCCTTATCGTCCAACGGGTCGCCCTTGGCCTCTCCGagtcggtcgtcgcgcccctCTTCGTGGCCATCACGGCACTGTGGTACAAGCCGCAGGAGCAGGCAGTGCGCTTCGGCATCTGGTACTCTGCCACTGGCATCTTCTCCATGTTCAGCGGCGCGATCAACTACGGCCTTGGGTCCAACGGCAACGCGCACGCATGGAAGTACATCTACTACTTTTGCGGGAGCGTGACCATTGCCTGGGGCCTTGTGATCCTCGCTGTTctgcccgcgtcgccgctccAGCCCGGCTACTTCTTCAACTCGGCCGaccgcgacctcctcgtccgccgctTCGAGGAGAACCCCTACGCTCGCGACAGGCAGACCTTCAAGCGCGACCAGTTTATCGAGGCCATTATCGACATCAAGACCTGGATCTACCTCTTCATCGCGGCCATGTGCTACATGTGCAACGGCGCAGTCACGGCATTCGGCACCTTGATCATCAAGAGTATCGGATACACGGGCCTCCAGTCGGTCGCCCTCACCATCCCTGGCGGGTTTGTCACCGTCTTCACCATCTTCTTCTTCAGCTACTTTGCCGACAAGTACAAGAACATCCGGACATATCTGCTGCCTCTGTCGTGTATCCcagtggtcgtcggcgccattGTCAT CTGGACCGCCCCCTGGCACCCTGCCATCGGCCCTCTGATGGGCTACTACCTCGTCGCATCGTTTGGCGCGCCCtacgtcctcctcctcgccatcgcctcggCCAACACGGCCGGCTCGACCAAGAAGGCCGTGACCTCTGGTGCCATTTTCGTCGGCTACAACGTGGGCAACATTGCCGCATCGTACACTGTCAAGacgcccgaggccaagatcaAGTACCGCTCGACTTGGATCACGGTGATTGTCAGCatggctgcggcgtcgaTCGCTTCGCTTGTGCTCCGGTGGTTGCTTGTCCAGGAGAACAAGCGCCGCAACGCCCTGGTCAATGAGGCGCCCCAGGCCGTCGGGGCCGGTgagaaggccgacgccaCATGCCCAGACActgcgagcgacgacgcgcagatCATCAAGGCGCTTGACGAGTACACCGACGTCACGGACAAGCACCTGCCCAACTTCCGGTACACTCTCTAG